Genomic segment of Bacteroidota bacterium:
GGTAAAATAGATCTTTAGGGGGCAGGGGTATTGCTGCAAGCCCAAGAGCCATAATGATTGCTCCGCCGATAATTAATTGCCGCGATGAAAATATTTTTGAAAGTCTGCCTACTAATAATCCCTGGAACAGTGCTGATGTGATACCAATAAATGCAAAAACATAAGTAGTTTCTTTTATTGTTAGCCCATACTTTTCTTTCCATAACAAGCCGCTTGTGATCTGCATAATGCTGAATGCAACTACATAGGAAAAGAATAACCACATCAATTGGCTGAAAACCGGTTTGCCTATCCATTTACGAATGGGAGAGATGGGATTTAAATTTCTTTTCTTATCCGGGTCAATTTGCTGGTTGCTTTCTTTTAAAAATAAATAGCCGCTTAAAAGATTTAATGCGTTAAGTATTGCTGCACCCATCCCAACCCAAAAAGCAGAACCTTCGCCACTCCAGCCTTTAAATACACCACCGAGATAAGGTCCGATAATAAAACCCAAGCCAAACATGGCGCCGATAAGTCCCATATTTTTTGTACGGTTTTGCGGTGTTGAAATATCAGACATATAAGCCTGCGCTACACTGATATTAGCACTTCCAACGCCTGCTATCAACCGGGCAGTGAATAATAAAGCTGTATTAGAAACAAAACTGAGTAAGATATTTGAGCAAAGTGTAATGAAAATACTCAGCAGCATTACAGGTCTTCGTCCTTTTCTATCACTCATGCCGCCCCAAAGAGGTCCAAAAATAAAATTCATTCCGGCAAAAATGGCAACACAAATGCCTACATACACTTCCGGCATCTTCATTTCAGTTACAAAATAAGGAAGTACAGGAAAGAGCATGCTAAAGCATAGCATGTCTATAAAGACAGTGAAGCAGAGAACGATTTTTTGTTTGGTCATTAGGTAAATATAGCTTTTAGCAATTAGCCTTTAGCTTTTAGCCTGCGGCTTCTCTGCTGTGGTAAGAGTTTCTCTAAAAGCGGTAATCATTTTTTCTTCTTCGGTTAAAATGGCTAATGTATTTCCGATCAATTCCTGGTTACCGTATTTTACTTCCCGGGCTATCAGAAGCTGGGTCTCTAGTTCAAATGAAGAGCCTAAAGCAATTTCAATAAACCGGTTATAATCTTTATCGCTGCTTCTGCTGCTGCCTTCAGCAATATTTGAAGGAATAGACACACCCGATTTATTTATCTGCAAGGCTAATCCGAATTTCTCCTGTTGAGGAAATGTTTCGGTAATTCGGAAACAATTAATAGCAATCTGAAAACCCTTTTGCCAGATTTTTAGTTCCTTGAAATTTCTCATAAAATCTATTTAATACTTTTAACTCTAAAGGCTAACGGCTAAAAGCTAATGGCTTTTCTTCTCTCTCTTCTCTTTCTTTCAGTTCTCTTATTTTATCTAATGCTCTTGCTACAACATCGCACATGATAGTGTATAATGCACCTTGTTTAGGGTTTTCATAAATATAATCCAGCGCCTGGTCCTCGTTGGGTATCGTCATTACCGGAATATGTGGATTTACTTTTTCAATTCCTTCTTTCAATAAGTCGATTATTTCATCTGCTGTTCTTCCCCTGAGATTTTTATCACAGCGGATAATTATTTCATCAAAATAGTTTGCTGATATTTCGCCGAGTTCACGGATGTCTTCATCCCTTCTATCACCCGTTCCGCTAATAACACCGATACGCATCGGATAATCCAGTTTGCTCACAAAATCACAAAGCAGTTTTAAGCCATGCGGGTTATGTGCAAAATCAGCCAGCATAGTAAAATTCTTGAAATGGAAAAAGTTCAAACGACCCGGT
This window contains:
- a CDS encoding four helix bundle protein — encoded protein: MRNFKELKIWQKGFQIAINCFRITETFPQQEKFGLALQINKSGVSIPSNIAEGSSRSSDKDYNRFIEIALGSSFELETQLLIAREVKYGNQELIGNTLAILTEEEKMITAFRETLTTAEKPQAKS
- a CDS encoding MFS transporter, translated to MTKQKIVLCFTVFIDMLCFSMLFPVLPYFVTEMKMPEVYVGICVAIFAGMNFIFGPLWGGMSDRKGRRPVMLLSIFITLCSNILLSFVSNTALLFTARLIAGVGSANISVAQAYMSDISTPQNRTKNMGLIGAMFGLGFIIGPYLGGVFKGWSGEGSAFWVGMGAAILNALNLLSGYLFLKESNQQIDPDKKRNLNPISPIRKWIGKPVFSQLMWLFFSYVVAFSIMQITSGLLWKEKYGLTIKETTYVFAFIGITSALFQGLLVGRLSKIFSSRQLIIGGAIIMALGLAAIPLPPKDLFYPWEIVACAFLSFGNSCITPAVTAWLSRIAPPVHVGQVLGANQSFSSLARVIGPPLGTSMFSSHHSLPFFISGMIMVLPLFIISRFLNKTHE